The following coding sequences are from one Deltaproteobacteria bacterium window:
- a CDS encoding DUF4143 domain-containing protein, with the protein MIGDEGACFENLVASSLLKRLHFLEDREGYRYELRYIRDKEHREVDFVILRDGILEELIEVKYGDKKVSRSLKYYAARLRPEKATQIVAELKNSYDENGITVIGPEEYFCGNSVW; encoded by the coding sequence GTGATCGGTGACGAGGGTGCATGTTTTGAAAACTTGGTGGCATCTTCCCTGTTGAAGAGGCTTCATTTTCTTGAGGACAGGGAAGGTTACCGATACGAATTACGCTACATCAGAGACAAGGAACATCGGGAAGTGGATTTCGTCATTTTAAGGGATGGCATTCTGGAAGAGTTGATAGAGGTTAAATACGGAGACAAGAAAGTTTCCAGATCCTTGAAATATTATGCTGCAAGGCTGAGGCCGGAAAAAGCCACCCAGATAGTTGCTGAGCTGAAAAATTCTTACGATGAGAACGGGATCACTGTGATTGGCCCGGAAGAATATTTTTGTGGCAATTCGGTCTGGTAA
- a CDS encoding ATP-binding protein, whose protein sequence is MVFIGGPRQVGKTTLARFLLQKHFPKGRYFNWDFDEDRQDILKKRWRDDSPLLIFDELHKYPHWKQWIKGIYDVLGENHRILVSGSARLDVYRRGGDSLIGRYHYWRLHPFSLDERPAGMSCQEAFGRLMAVGGFPEPFLDGSEHFARRWRRERFSRVIREDIRDLEQIRNIQLLNLMLDILRRRVGSTIVYSNIAEDLQVAHKTIKNWLEVLERMYLVFSIRPFTRSIPRSILKPPRSIFLTTVM, encoded by the coding sequence ATGGTATTTATTGGCGGACCGCGCCAGGTAGGTAAGACCACCCTTGCCCGGTTTTTGCTGCAAAAGCATTTTCCTAAGGGCAGGTATTTCAACTGGGATTTTGATGAAGATCGGCAGGATATCCTGAAAAAACGTTGGCGGGATGATAGTCCGCTTCTGATCTTTGATGAGCTTCACAAGTACCCCCATTGGAAACAGTGGATAAAAGGCATTTATGACGTTCTGGGAGAAAATCATCGTATCCTGGTATCGGGGTCTGCACGGCTCGATGTATACAGGAGGGGAGGAGATTCCCTGATAGGCCGCTATCATTACTGGAGATTGCACCCGTTTTCCCTGGATGAAAGACCTGCCGGCATGTCGTGCCAAGAAGCCTTCGGGCGCTTGATGGCAGTTGGGGGATTTCCAGAGCCTTTCCTCGATGGCAGCGAACACTTTGCAAGACGCTGGCGTCGGGAACGATTCAGCCGGGTCATCAGGGAAGACATCAGGGATCTTGAACAGATCAGAAACATTCAGTTGTTGAATCTCATGCTTGATATCTTGAGAAGGCGGGTTGGGTCGACTATTGTATATTCAAACATTGCAGAAGACCTTCAGGTAGCACATAAAACAATCAAAAACTGGCTTGAAGTTCTTGAACGCATGTACCTTGTATTTTCCATCCGGCCTTTTACCCGGTCTATTCCCCGGTCTATCCTGAAGCCCCCAAGGTCTATTTTTTTGACAACGGTGATGTGA
- a CDS encoding RHS repeat-associated core domain-containing protein, with translation MPKTACVQSPTAATGFIYQKKFTYDYRGFLAQVEEFENQVPKAKLRIVRNGLLAFQDRDKDNNIISQYTWSLGLLNLHRSGKDYSYLYDGKGNVSAVVDSTANIVASYQYSTFGRLLASTGSLDQPFGFSTKRYFAELGLVYYGYRYYNPAMAKWITRDPIGETGGVNLYAFALNNPVNEVGPLGLDDLLGQTRQVSSNPFPSLPSLSFPVWYCQFFCVKFFAVNLLKNGRLWATFPKGFDLQCNSIFKQIKAKRV, from the coding sequence ATGCCGAAAACCGCCTGTGTACAATCGCCTACAGCCGCAACGGGGTTTATTTATCAGAAGAAGTTTACCTATGATTACCGCGGCTTTCTGGCCCAGGTGGAGGAGTTTGAAAACCAGGTTCCCAAAGCCAAACTGCGGATAGTCAGAAACGGCCTTCTGGCTTTCCAGGACCGGGACAAGGACAACAACATTATTTCTCAGTACACCTGGAGCCTTGGCCTGCTCAACCTGCACAGGTCCGGAAAGGACTATTCTTACCTTTACGATGGCAAGGGCAATGTCAGCGCGGTTGTTGACTCGACAGCGAATATTGTGGCATCGTATCAGTACAGCACCTTCGGCCGCCTGCTTGCAAGCACCGGCTCCCTGGACCAGCCGTTCGGGTTTTCTACAAAGAGATACTTTGCTGAACTTGGCCTTGTCTACTACGGATACCGGTATTACAACCCCGCCATGGCCAAGTGGATCACCAGGGATCCGATCGGAGAAACCGGAGGCGTAAATCTCTATGCTTTCGCCCTAAATAATCCGGTTAACGAAGTTGGTCCCTTGGGACTGGATGACTTGCTAGGCCAAACAAGACAAGTGTCGTCAAATCCGTTTCCCAGTTTGCCTAGCTTGTCATTTCCGGTGTGGTACTGTCAATTTTTTTGTGTGAAATTTTTTGCGGTCAATCTTTTAAAGAACGGCAGGTTATGGGCTACTTTTCCTAAAGGGTTTGACCTCCAATGTAATTCCATTTTTAAGCAGATAAAAGCCAAGAGGGTATAA
- a CDS encoding tetratricopeptide repeat protein, producing the protein MQDQLERGEALFAEGKLDEAEKCFLSVIEKDPNNKEAHNNLGVIAFQRQDIKKAQNYFLTALKLDPFYQDAIDNLIALRGGDDETAKETGTVNFTNTLRKHVRIVNNRKIFIVDYCRGKHVLHIGCVDRGLVRQRLKDTTHLHHQLSLVAKRLIGIDVDKAGIDLLRRVGFSQVYVVDVENEIIPANLMKDIEVIVIPEVMEHLSNPGNFLDNLKRLDFSGDIIVSVPNAFSYRVVTLVKDNNIELVHPDHNFYFSPTTLETLLRKHGFKTIDQILYYWPTDDALGHELRNVLKQSPYLAEGLISLVKDSRYSE; encoded by the coding sequence ATGCAAGACCAACTCGAAAGAGGCGAAGCGCTTTTTGCCGAAGGGAAACTCGATGAAGCCGAAAAGTGTTTTTTGTCAGTCATAGAAAAGGACCCCAACAATAAAGAGGCGCATAATAACCTCGGGGTCATAGCTTTTCAAAGACAAGATATAAAAAAAGCACAGAACTATTTTTTGACTGCGCTCAAACTCGATCCCTTTTATCAAGATGCTATTGATAATCTTATCGCTCTGAGAGGGGGAGACGACGAAACCGCGAAAGAGACCGGGACAGTCAATTTTACTAACACGCTAAGGAAACATGTCAGAATCGTAAACAACAGAAAAATTTTCATAGTCGACTACTGTAGAGGCAAACATGTCCTGCATATTGGGTGCGTTGATAGAGGGTTGGTAAGACAAAGACTCAAAGACACCACACATCTTCATCACCAATTATCGCTGGTTGCAAAGAGACTAATAGGCATCGATGTTGATAAAGCGGGCATTGATCTCTTGAGACGAGTTGGATTTAGCCAGGTTTATGTGGTAGACGTAGAAAACGAGATCATTCCTGCAAACCTCATGAAAGATATCGAAGTAATTGTCATTCCTGAAGTCATGGAACACCTCTCCAATCCCGGCAACTTTCTGGACAATTTAAAAAGGTTAGACTTTTCAGGCGACATTATCGTAAGCGTCCCTAACGCGTTTTCATATCGTGTTGTTACATTAGTCAAAGACAATAACATTGAACTTGTTCATCCGGATCATAATTTCTACTTCTCACCGACAACCCTTGAGACACTGTTGAGAAAACACGGTTTTAAGACCATCGATCAAATCCTTTACTATTGGCCCACCGACGATGCTTTAGGTCATGAGTTGCGCAATGTATTGAAGCAGTCCCCCTATTTGGCGGAAGGACTTATCAGCCTGGTTAAGGACAGTCGATATTCCGAATAG